DNA sequence from the Sinorhizobium sp. RAC02 genome:
GGGCTTGCCGAATGGATCTTGAAGGCGGATGCCGATCAATCGGGCAATCACCACAGGGCGCTCTGCAAGAAGCTTCGACCCCGCGCCCGAGCGTCGCGCGCCGCCATAGACAGCACAGTGGCTACGGTCGAGCGGATGCCATGCGGATGGGACGCACCAAGCGCAGAAAAAGCAAAATTCATCACGGAAGAGAGTATCAGTCTCCATGCCCCACCAGCTCCATAGTTGAACCGGCATTTTTGCCAGTTTCGCCAGGACCCTGTTCCAGGAGGTGCGAACTCCGGATCGTCATCAACATAAGTTGAGCGGGGCATTTCTTGTGAGGTCTAGACCTGCACTGTCACGAACACTGCATTCTTTTTGCAGAACCTGTCAAGCGCATGCCGTGGCGATTATGTCACTCGATCGCCAGGACCTCTCCGCGCACTCCGCGTTCGTGCATCTCACCCGTCCATCAATACTCAGCCAAATCAAGGCGCCACAGGTTTTTACGCGCCGTGCCGTCGGTGACATCTTTTCAGAAATGGCACAACACCTTCGAGCAAACAGACAGAAGTCTCCATCGACAAAGCGCCTGTTGGGAAATCTGACTGGCCAAATATCTCAACAACATTCTTGAGCGGGACGCCGGCCCATCAAGCGAACAAACAGGCCGATGATAGGCTTCAAGGCATTTCATTCCGCTTCTGCTACGATCGATGGGATCAAGTCTCATGATCCGCAAGAGCCATTTTACCAACGGGAACCGTTCGCCATTTCAGGTCTTTGCAAAACTCGCAGCATAAGTGTATCCAATCAAACTCATCTTCTCTCTCCCAGAAAACCTTGCGACAGAACCTCAGAGATTACGGACTGCAAAGCGGAAAAAAGAAGCGGCAAGCATCGCAGAAGGGGCCGCCTGAGCCAGCCGTGGGCCGCGCCATCGTCAGTGCACTCGCAAAGCCGATAAAGCCGATCCGATGTCGGCACTGCCAGCGTCGAATTCTGGACGTAAGATCAATTATGCCAAAGTGCTAGAGCGGCCAGATCAACGGGACGATGAAAACGGCCACGACGAAGAACCAGGCCATCAGGGGTGTACCGAGCTTCCAGTAGTCGCCGAACTGATACCCACCCGGCCCCATCACCATCATGTTCGTCGTCGTGGCGATTGGCGTCATGAACGATGCCGAACCCGCGATGCAAAGGCTCATCAGGACCGGCTGCGGCGCGATGTGCATGCCCGCCGCCGCGGCCATCGCAATCGGAATGACCAGCATCGTGGTCGCCGTATTGCTCATGACCTGCCCCAAAAACGCCGTAAGCAGGAAAAGCCCCGCAAGGAGCGCCGTCGGTCCGGCGGCACCGATTACGGACACAAGCTGATCGGCCACGAACGTCGCCGTGCCGGACTCCATCATCGCCGTCGAGATCGGCATCATCGCCCCGACCAGGATCACCGTCGTCCAGTGGACGGCACGGTAGGCCTGGTCAACCGTGACCACCCCCGCCCCAACGAGGACACAGGCCGACACAAGGCCTGCGACGGCCGGTGGCACGATGTTGAACGCCAACATGACGACAAGCCCGAGGAGCGTGGCGACGGCGATCCCCGCCCCCGGTCCCATGGGCACGGCCTGCCGGCGGACGAGATCGGGCGAATCGACGACGAGCACATCAGGATCATCCAGCCGCCGGTCGAGGGCCTCCCAGCTTCCTTCGAGAAGGATGGTGTCGCCCGCCTTCAGCTCCGGTTTTGAGTAGTCGATTTCCTCGCCGCCCCGCTGCACCGCCAGGACGATCAGGTCACCATCTTCCGTCGCCAGGCCGGGATACATCCGCTGCCCGATCAGGCCGGAACGCGGCGGGATCATCACTTCGGCCAGCCCCGATCGGCGATTGAAGGCTGGGTTTCCGCCTTCCGACGAGGCGTCTTCGCGAACGGCCAGATGCAGGCGGGACGCCGCTTCCGCGACGGATTGCGCGGCACCGCGAACAAGCAGGTAATCTTCCGAGGTGATCGTGCGGCCTCGAACCGGAAGGCCGGACGCGGAGGTCTGCACGGCCATGACCTGCAGGTCGCCGGAGCCTGCCAGATCAATGTTCTCCGGCAACAGGCCGACAAGTGGGGAACTCTTTCTGACGCGCAGCCGAAACAGTCCATCGCTCAAACCGTAGTGCTCGACGAGGGTCTGGGCGTGCCGGCTGAAATCGGCAGGCAGCCGAGCACCGCTCTGGCTGGGCAGCAGGCGCTTGCCGAAAAGGAGGACGATGAGAACCGTCCCGGCAAGCAAGGGTACGCCGACAAGGGCAAATTCGGCGAAAGCGAACCCTTCCAGGCCCGCATCTTCCAGCGCCTCCGAGACAAGAAAGTTCTTCGGGGCACCGGTCAGAAGCAGGTTGGCCCCGGCATGCGCGGAAAAGGCCAGCGGCATGAGAAGTTGGCCGGGCGACTGGCCCATGCGCACCGCCGCTATCACCGCGACGGGCATCAGCGCCGCAACCGCACCGCTTCCGCTGACGAGTGACGTCAGACCGCCGACCGCGATCATGAGAATGAGGAGAAGCCGGGTGCTATTGTTCTCGCCTGTCCGTGCCATGAGGACCTGGCCTGCCCATGCTGTCACGCCCGTCTTTTCGAGCGCGGCACTCACCACGAAGAGACTGGCGATGAACAGGACGGCACGATCGCCGAACCCCGCAAAGGCCTGATCGAGGGTGACAAGGCCAGCGGCCCACAGGGAAACAGCCGCAAGGCAGGCGACGGCAATAGGCGGAAGCCTGTTCCACGCAAACAGCGCAATCGTGGCAAAGATGATGAGACCGGTGCTT
Encoded proteins:
- a CDS encoding SLC13 family permease — its product is MTAIQSTGLIIFATIALFAWNRLPPIAVACLAAVSLWAAGLVTLDQAFAGFGDRAVLFIASLFVVSAALEKTGVTAWAGQVLMARTGENNSTRLLLILMIAVGGLTSLVSGSGAVAALMPVAVIAAVRMGQSPGQLLMPLAFSAHAGANLLLTGAPKNFLVSEALEDAGLEGFAFAEFALVGVPLLAGTVLIVLLFGKRLLPSQSGARLPADFSRHAQTLVEHYGLSDGLFRLRVRKSSPLVGLLPENIDLAGSGDLQVMAVQTSASGLPVRGRTITSEDYLLVRGAAQSVAEAASRLHLAVREDASSEGGNPAFNRRSGLAEVMIPPRSGLIGQRMYPGLATEDGDLIVLAVQRGGEEIDYSKPELKAGDTILLEGSWEALDRRLDDPDVLVVDSPDLVRRQAVPMGPGAGIAVATLLGLVVMLAFNIVPPAVAGLVSACVLVGAGVVTVDQAYRAVHWTTVILVGAMMPISTAMMESGTATFVADQLVSVIGAAGPTALLAGLFLLTAFLGQVMSNTATTMLVIPIAMAAAAGMHIAPQPVLMSLCIAGSASFMTPIATTTNMMVMGPGGYQFGDYWKLGTPLMAWFFVVAVFIVPLIWPL